Sequence from the Panulirus ornatus isolate Po-2019 chromosome 5, ASM3632096v1, whole genome shotgun sequence genome:
ataccggggtcgacgtgctgtcaatggattgaaccagggcatgtgaagcgtctggggtaaaccatcgaaagttgtgtggggcctggatgtggaaagggagctatggtttcggtgcattattatatgacagctagagactgagtgtgaacgaatggggcctttggtgtcttatcctagctctacctctcacacatgaggggggagggggttgttattccatgtgtggcgaggtggttgATGAgaacaaacaaaggcagacagtatgaattatgtatatgtgtatatatgtatatgtctgtgtgtgtatatatatgtgtacattgagatgtataggtatgtaactttgcgtgtgtggacgtgtatgtatatacatgtgtatgtgggcgggttgggccatttctttcgtctgtttccttgcgctacctcgctaacgcgggagacagcgacaaagcaaaataataaaagaaaaatgaatatatatatatatatatatatatatatatatatatatatatatatatatatatatatatatatatatatatatatatatatatatatatacctttacttCATTATGAAGAGACATATGCACCAATCACCacgggaaagaaaaaataaagatggtTAGTATGTTCGCTTAACACATCTTCAGACAGAttcggggagatacaagaattgtGGTCCTTAAATGCACAGAGTTAGCAGTGAGGCGGGATATAATAATTACCGTGCAGTGCAGGTAAGCACTAATTACGTGACCTGTCATTCGATCCTCCTCTCTTTACATTGTGTGTGAACTGCGTTATTTGTTCTGGTTGATACTTGCTAATGatcatttcagttaacagtttatCACATTTGAAATGAGTCAAAGACATATTCGCATTAcgatcaaatgtgccagagatcaaacaagattcagttacatttctttcactgaaataaTTTGATTGAGCTTAGACCACAAATGGGCAATAATGGAAaagagtgtaaaagagagactcgaTGATATGAATATGGTGTGAGGGGCAACTGATGCGATTTCTGATACTTAGtgtaggcaagggtgaagatttttagagtatTCCGGGAAAAAATAGATAATGCAGGTATGAGGAGGATTGTGAAGCTGGCTGAACTTGAAAAAGAGGCTTCTCTAGAAGTATCAGAGTGCGGGCGGCCTATCTCACCCTGCAGACTCATAGTGAGTAGGAGAAGTTTTGTAGCTGTAGACAGCAGTTCCAGATAGATAGCTTTTGTCCCATTAGTGATCCAGTAGTATGATGTCCGCCTGCTGTTATCGGTAGCCCGGGTACCACGCTAAGCCGTACAATGATAAAACTGTTTAGTTTGATCTACAGGTGAACGTAACATGTTCTGATcgatatatatgatttttttgtgtCTATTAGTATGTGCAAGTACTCAAACGCATATCATCTCTTTTAGCAGCCAAGCATGACACAATACCATCTTTGGCTGCAGCAGTAGATGCTGTTCTGGCACCAGTGACCAATCTTCGATGCTCTGTCATCTATGTCTTAGATGGCTCCCTCTGGGGCTCCAATTTGCCAGAGGTGTGTAAGAATACTTAGTAAATAGAATCCCTGGTCCTTAGTTTGCCTTAAATTGTGTAAGAATACATAGTAAGTAGAGTCCCAAGTTTACCTTAATACATTAAGATTAGAATCATGATATAATACTGCTGATTGTGTTCACACATTTTCAAGTGTATGATATTAAGTTCTACCTTAGTCACTAATTCGGCTGAGGACGACCGAGGCGATAAGGATCATACAGTTGGCAGTAGACGGCAAGAATGTGACGCATACACAGCTCTCCCAGGTTATCTCAGACTCAAGAAGGGTAAGTCACTCATGCCTCTTTGATGAACATTGAGGCTCACCTCACACGAGAGCTAAGAAATATCGGTCACTCTCACAATGCTTGAGTTACTCAGATCATATATGGGACGGGAAGGTCACTCTTATACTAATGCTGTTGCTCATAGGTCACTAACATTATTCTTTACGTTATAGatcactaacactactactacataAGGTGGTTTGTCACTCACACGTAACTCCTCTCACGTCGACAGCTGCGGCAAGAATCATGGTgcctgacggtggtgatggtgagtgacgaCCCGTCCTTCCTCACCGTGTTCTCCGAGGCGTTCTTCAAAGGCCGCGTCCTGGCGTGGCCAACGAGGGTCCTTGTTGTCACTCGCCTTCCCTACCAGGACCTGAGAGACCTTCACAAAACCTACTCCATGACAAATGCCATGATGCTCATCGTAAAAGATCGCCCGGGAGACATTAGGTAATCCACATTATATTGTATAAATTTTCCTTGGACAAAAGAGAATGACGAAACATAAATTGCTAACGTTTGATAAAGATATCGAAAATAAAAGTTTGGGGACGTAGTTCATCATATAGACTGGTAGATAATCCTGTACCCATCTTTGCTCAACAGATATAATGTTTACATGCAGCTTCCGTACAGTTCCCAGGACGAGCAAGGATTGAGAGTCGCCAATTGGACCCCCCGTCGGGGTCTggctctcctctccagccttccGCTTTACCCTGACAAGTTTACCAGGTCAGGAGAAATGATATCAATTTTGATATACACATATTTGATTTCCATATCTATATATACGGGTCACGGCATCAcgacctccttttttgataagaCTTATCTATGTGACATGGGATTATCTTCTTATAATCGATTAAGTACTGTTTTGATTAGCATTCTCTatacttttgtttgtttttgtacgTATGTGCTTGTAGATAAATACATGAATAGATAACCGTTTAATAGACAGAGGCAGCAATTGGGCTGAAAATACGCAGTTGAGGTATGACAAATTTTACAGAACCAGGAGGCCACGATTGTTCCTATaatagttaactaatcatacaaagCTTAATATCAGGGGGAGCtggattcttgtgtgtgtgtgtgtgtgtgtgtgtgtgtgtgtgtgtgtgtgtgtgtgtgtgtgtgtgtgtgtgtgattactagtaATTGCGTGTTACGGTTAGAATCTCTtatctcttaactttatatacGTTTATACCACGTACCCcggcctgagccaagtacccatttctcgaccagcccCGGGAGGGTAGGATGAACATCTGAGCCAGGTGTAGCCCGACttccatgcccaggattcgaacaaaTGCAGGTCCGACCTCAAGCTGGCCCGTGCTGATTCTTGGACAGTaacgtcaaccactacaccatggaggcccgtggtgtgtgtgtgtgtgtgtgtgtgtgtgtgtgtgtgtgtgtgtgtgtgtgtgtgtgtgtgtgtctatcgaGGTGGAGAACAGTTAACAATGTGGGGGAATCGACTCCTGAATTTCCATGTTTGGGAATCGATTCCCAGATTTCAACACGGGTAAATCGACTCCTTGATTATGATTTGGAAAATCAATTTTCGTATTTTCACGTAGGGAAATTGCCCTTCGGAATTTTTAATGGGAGAATCGAGTCCCGGATTATCATAACATGTTGTGAGAAACCAAAATACATTAATCGTCAGTAATTCAGATAATAGATGACTACGTATATATTTACCCTCAATAAAGTTAAATGAATATTGAAGGAAAGACATAAGTATTCCTaatcaacccccccaaaaaaaaagaaaggggaaaatgcTTTAGCTAGCAGCATTATTGTGGCTCATGAAGCCAACCATGATACAGATACAGATATTCGAAGCGAAGCTGAGGATACTGAAGATCACAGTTGTCAGTGGCAACAGCTTCACTTCTAGAAAATGGATTAACAACAGGATGTAAGTTTAAGATAAATGTGTGGGGAAAAATCAGAGATTATGCAATGTTAGATATGAGGATTTAATACAACACGCGATATCATGCAACATGCGAGATATCACACAGTAATTTGATATAGAAATTAGAGGTATTATAAATGATCCTACCGAACAATTTTCAAAAGCATAGTGTAAAAATGGGCCATACGTAAAGTCATATTGCGTAAAAGCACCAAATTATTAATCACTAATTCCATTACGGAACACAACCATGAGGCCATTCTAGGGTGTCATAATGTACTCCAGGTTCCTGCAGCGCCCGACCCTGGTCGTCGCCTCTGAGGAGAGCTCTATCAATGCACTGGTCACGAACGATGATTACAGGACGACGTCTAATGAAGGCCAACTGATCTTCAAGGGGCCGGTGGCAAATCTACTAAACTATGCCTCCTCTGCCCTGAACTTCTCGTGAGTCAAATGATCGTTAGATATCAGACCATAATTCTTAACTGTTGTTATAGAATGATTTCCATTCAAGAGATATTTAAACGACAGGATATGAAGGGTATATCAGGGGCAAAGGTTTTATAGCTGTGTTGAAGGTAAACCAAAATCCTAATGGTTTCTTCGTAATTCTTTTGTGAAGGAAATAATGATACAATAGACTTCCAAGGAAGCGGATTGCAAGACACTGTTGGCTAAGCAATAGTGAATCCATATCGTTGCGTATAAGCAATGGATATTTCTGCAATATCAACATGGAATTCTTCAGCTCACTTCTCCCAGATGGTAAAGATTATTATAGTTACACCTGTTCTTTATTTGTACACTCATTTCATTAACTGATACGTATGAATATCGTTCTTACTCAccaggtacatatatgtgcgacCATCTGACAGTGCCTGGGGCAGTAAAAAGAGTGATGGGTCTTGGAGTGGCATGGTGGGAATGATGATAAAACAGGTAAGTGTGGTGAGGCACCAAGTAGGAAGGTGAGTCATGAGGAATGCTAAGCAGGCTGGTGAGTAAATCTCAGGCACCAAGCAGAACTATGTGATGTTATCTCTTGACACCATATTTGAAAAGCTCTAAGATTGAATATTGCACGGAAAGCTTTTGTTTATGATTCGTATCATGCGTGAAAGTGGAATGGCCTCATGCAGGCTTGGTCTATCAAACCCTCAGATATCACAAGATGTTTGTAGTAATGACACTGGCTAGTGCAGCAGTCCCTGGTGTAAAACAAAGTGTTGACAGAATGAAGGATAACCCAGGAACTGAAATGGCGCATCGTCCGTAGTTGCTAGCAATAATATTCTAGATTCTTCGCCTGCGTTTCCTAGGAAACCTATAAGGGGATTTGATAACCCCGGATATCAGGGTACTGCCTTGGCTTATTGAATTGCTTACATGACTTCACTCATTTTTCAGAAGAATATTTTTTGTAgaatacataaagaaaaatacTATGGGTCCAAAGCAAGTTTTCGGCTTTCTTCATatgtgaatattgatgaatatcaCATCATATCCTGCGGTTTCATCTCGAATTAGATTCGGATTTCGACCACCTTGGTCCCTCCAAGAACCAATTAAgcaaatcattatcataatcacggAATTACGATTATCTCAATGAACACGACTCTTTTCTATATATTTGATATTCTCTAAGATATCATAGCATTACTGTGCGTGAAGTTTTGATATTCTGTGTGATTATCGTACAATTACTCTCATGCATATTATTGCATATAATATTATCATACCAATATTCCTCTGTATAATGCATTATATGTTTATGTGACATCCAGGAAGCAGACATCGCTGCTGAGTTGTTTTCAGTGCAGGCAACCCGAGCTGAGGTCGTGGACTTTACCAGGCCGATCATGCTGGTGTACGGGCAGATAGTGGGAGGTCGTGGGCTGCCTGAGGTGGACCCCTGGGGGTTCCTGCTGCCCCTGACACCCCTGGTGTGGGCCAGCAtcctggtgacactggtggtgctGCCCACCGTCGTGGTCTTGTTGGCATCGTGCTTCTCTCACAAGTCTGGCGTTGGTCGAG
This genomic interval carries:
- the LOC139748783 gene encoding uncharacterized protein — its product is MRRIVKLAELEKEASLEVSECGRPISPCRLIYVQVLKRISSLLAAKHDTIPSLAAAVDAVLAPVTNLRCSVIYVLDGSLWGSNLPESLIRLRTTEAIRIIQLAVDGKNVTHTQLSQVISDSRRLRQESWCLTVVMVSDDPSFLTVFSEAFFKGRVLAWPTRVLVVTRLPYQDLRDLHKTYSMTNAMMLIVKDRPGDIRYNVYMQLPYSSQDEQGLRVANWTPRRGLALLSSLPLYPDKFTRFLQRPTLVVASEESSINALVTNDDYRTTSNEGQLIFKGPVANLLNYASSALNFSYIYVRPSDSAWGSKKSDGSWSGMVGMMIKQEADIAAELFSVQATRAEVVDFTRPIMLVYGQIVGGRGLPEVDPWGFLLPLTPLVWASILVTLVVLPTVVVLLASCFSHKSGVGRDSWWQTTFVAVRILLQQGKVDDDTRNTLYKSVNNFYLELRQ